In Sphingobium sp. Cam5-1, the following proteins share a genomic window:
- a CDS encoding septal ring lytic transglycosylase RlpA family protein — translation MRSSLLPLLLALFVAGCASYQPVSDTPVRVGPPYTVRGVTYVPAQQPGYDEVGYASWYGNESGNRTARGEKFRPGGISAAHPTLPLPSYVEVTELGSGRTVLVRVNDRGPFTRGRIIDLSRGAADALGIRNQGQSAVRVRLAEPREKDRQRLRKGKEASERPPLTGAALAAQRRRLLSPR, via the coding sequence ATGCGATCCTCCCTTTTGCCGCTCCTGCTTGCCCTGTTTGTCGCTGGCTGCGCTTCGTACCAGCCCGTATCGGACACGCCGGTTCGCGTCGGGCCGCCCTATACGGTGCGCGGTGTCACCTATGTTCCCGCGCAACAACCAGGCTATGATGAGGTCGGCTATGCCAGCTGGTATGGAAATGAATCAGGCAACCGTACCGCGCGCGGAGAGAAGTTCCGGCCGGGCGGTATCAGCGCAGCCCATCCCACCTTGCCGCTGCCTTCCTATGTAGAGGTGACGGAGCTGGGCAGCGGCCGCACCGTGTTGGTTCGCGTCAATGATCGCGGTCCCTTCACGCGCGGGCGGATCATCGACCTTTCCCGAGGGGCGGCGGACGCACTCGGGATACGCAACCAGGGGCAAAGCGCCGTGCGCGTCAGGCTTGCCGAACCCCGTGAGAAGGATCGCCAGCGCCTGCGCAAAGGCAAGGAAGCGAGCGAACGGCCGCCGCTCACCGGCGCAGCCCTTGCCGCGCAACGCCGCCGCCTTCTTTCACCGCGCTGA
- a CDS encoding NmrA family NAD(P)-binding protein: protein MSQKSTILIVGATGKTGRRLADHLTALGHTVRIGSRSAEQPFAWEDEASWKPLLEGADSLYIAHHDNTHPDAGAQIGRLAQRALDCGVKRQVLLSGRADEGFLDAVEGGFRASAANWTVLRPAWFMQNFSEMFFLDAVLAGEIVLPVGVATEPFIDIEDVAAVAAEALLDGRHSGQIYELTGPESIGFEAAADALTKATGRKISFTPISFDAFRESILSNGLPEGYAYTYSGIADGKLAYVTDDVERVLGRKPRCFFEYAQDAAASGVWDV from the coding sequence ATGAGCCAGAAATCGACCATTCTCATCGTCGGCGCCACGGGCAAGACGGGTCGTCGTCTGGCCGATCATCTGACGGCTCTTGGTCACACTGTTCGCATTGGTTCGCGTAGCGCGGAGCAGCCGTTTGCGTGGGAGGATGAGGCCAGCTGGAAACCCCTGCTGGAGGGCGCGGATAGCCTTTATATCGCGCATCATGACAATACGCATCCCGATGCTGGCGCACAGATTGGGCGGCTTGCACAGCGTGCGCTCGATTGCGGGGTGAAGCGGCAGGTGCTGCTTTCCGGGCGAGCCGATGAGGGCTTTCTGGATGCGGTTGAAGGCGGATTCAGGGCAAGTGCGGCGAACTGGACAGTCCTTCGTCCGGCATGGTTCATGCAGAATTTCTCGGAAATGTTCTTCCTCGACGCGGTGCTGGCGGGTGAGATCGTGCTGCCCGTTGGTGTTGCGACCGAGCCGTTTATCGATATCGAAGATGTCGCTGCTGTCGCGGCAGAGGCGTTATTGGACGGTCGGCATAGTGGACAGATTTATGAGCTGACCGGGCCGGAATCGATAGGCTTTGAAGCAGCCGCCGACGCATTGACGAAGGCGACGGGACGGAAGATCAGTTTCACCCCCATCAGTTTCGACGCATTTCGGGAGTCGATCCTGTCGAACGGTTTGCCCGAGGGATATGCCTATACCTATTCGGGTATCGCCGACGGCAAGCTGGCCTATGTTACGGACGATGTTGAGCGGGTTTTGGGCCGGAAGCCGAGGTGTTTTTTCGAATATGCGCAGGATGCGGCGGCTAGCGGCGTTTGGGATGTGTGA
- a CDS encoding enoyl-CoA hydratase/isomerase family protein, with product MTDQLIIFVQNGVGRIRLNRPRAIHALTTEMCAAMIDALLAWRHDEDVSAVMLDHAPSPDGDPKLSRGFCAGGDIAMVATSAKGDCSEAERFFHTEYRLNHLLFIYEKPIIAFIDGIVMGGGVGISDPARFRIATERTVYAMPETGIGLFPDVGGGWFLPRMPGRTGTWLATTGARINGADCAAIGIATHYMASEKLDAVKARIIADPDGIGEILDEMSDPPPQSAWEAQRANIDRLFAPDRYEDILAALRADGSEWSRAQLAVLATKSPQTIKVALRQMAEGAAFTDFADNMRNEYRIACHVIRRPDFIEGVRAVIFDKDNAPRWNPATPEEVTNALIDSIFAPLAPDGEWTPLPELSE from the coding sequence ATGACAGATCAGTTGATCATCTTCGTGCAAAATGGCGTCGGCCGTATCCGCCTGAACCGGCCACGGGCGATCCATGCGCTAACGACCGAAATGTGCGCCGCCATGATCGATGCCCTGCTCGCCTGGCGTCACGATGAGGACGTGTCCGCCGTCATGCTCGACCACGCCCCCTCCCCCGATGGCGACCCCAAATTGTCGCGCGGCTTCTGCGCCGGCGGCGACATCGCCATGGTCGCCACCAGCGCGAAAGGCGACTGTTCGGAAGCGGAGCGCTTCTTCCATACAGAATATCGGCTGAACCATCTGCTGTTTATATATGAAAAGCCCATCATCGCCTTCATCGACGGCATAGTCATGGGCGGAGGCGTCGGCATATCCGATCCTGCGCGGTTTCGCATCGCAACGGAAAGAACCGTCTACGCTATGCCCGAAACAGGTATCGGCCTTTTCCCCGACGTCGGCGGTGGCTGGTTCCTGCCACGCATGCCGGGCCGCACCGGCACATGGCTCGCCACCACCGGAGCCCGCATCAACGGAGCGGACTGCGCAGCGATCGGCATCGCCACCCATTATATGGCCTCGGAAAAGCTCGATGCGGTCAAGGCCCGGATCATCGCAGACCCCGACGGCATCGGCGAAATCCTCGACGAGATGAGCGACCCGCCGCCCCAATCCGCCTGGGAAGCGCAGCGGGCCAACATTGACCGGCTGTTCGCCCCCGACCGCTACGAAGACATCCTCGCCGCCCTGCGCGCAGACGGATCGGAATGGTCACGAGCGCAGCTCGCGGTTCTTGCGACCAAATCCCCCCAGACGATCAAGGTCGCCCTGCGGCAAATGGCAGAAGGCGCAGCCTTCACAGACTTCGCCGACAACATGCGCAATGAATATCGCATCGCCTGCCACGTCATCCGCCGCCCCGACTTCATCGAAGGCGTGCGCGCCGTCATCTTCGACAAGGACAATGCGCCAAGATGGAACCCGGCCACCCCCGAAGAAGTAACGAATGCGCTTATCGATAGCATCTTCGCACCACTCGCCCCGGACGGGGAATGGACGCCGCTTCCCGAACTCAGCGAGTGA